The sequence CTGCTTTTATTAAATCTTCGGGTGTATCTATTTCCACGCCCATGTATTGGGTCAATACCATTTTAAGCGGAACTCCATATTCTAGGTAGCGAAGACATTCAATTTTTTCAGCAGCTTCCAATGGTGTCATGGGCCAGTTAGTGAAATTGAGCAATGCCTGTTTTCTGAAAGCATATACACCAATATGTTCATAGTATGGGATAGTAATGTTTTTGTCTCTCGGATAAGGAATAACACTCCGCGAAAAGAACAGAGAATTCATATTTCTATCTACCGCTACTTTTACATAGTTGGGGTCTTCAATTGATGCGGCATCTTTTAGTTCCTGCATCAACGACGCAACTTGAACTGTGGGGTCTTTAAATGTGGCGAGTAATTTTTCTAAAGGATCTTTTTGCACAAAGGGCTCATCTCCCTGTACATTTACAATAATATCTACCTCCATGTTCGCTGCGGCTTCTGCAAT is a genomic window of Sediminibacterium sp. TEGAF015 containing:
- the kdsB gene encoding 3-deoxy-manno-octulosonate cytidylyltransferase gives rise to the protein MKIVAMIPARYAATRFPAKLMQQLGNKSVIRHTYDNTMATGLFSDVVVVTDSDIIFNEITSHGGKAVMSKKNHESGSDRIAEAAANMEVDIIVNVQGDEPFVQKDPLEKLLATFKDPTVQVASLMQELKDAASIEDPNYVKVAVDRNMNSLFFSRSVIPYPRDKNITIPYYEHIGVYAFRKQALLNFTNWPMTPLEAAEKIECLRYLEYGVPLKMVLTQYMGVEIDTPEDLIKAAKLL